Genomic DNA from Gallaecimonas xiamenensis 3-C-1:
CGCCGGCACCATTGAAATTGGCGGCATCGACGTGGTGCGCGACCCGGCCGCCGCCCGCAAGAAAATCGGCTTTTTGTCCTCCAGCACCGGCCTTTACGGCCGCCTGACCGCCATGGAAAACGTCGCCTACTTCGGCCGCATGCATGGCCTGGAAGGAGAAGCCCTTGCCGAGCGTATGGACAGCCTGTTCAGCCTGTTGGACATGAAGTCCTTCTTGCACCGCCGGGCAGAGCAGATGTCGTCCGGCATGAAGCAGCGCACCTCCATCGCCCGGGCCCTGGTCCATAACCCCCAGGTGGTGATCCTCGACGAGCCCACCACCGGCCTGGATATCATGGCCACCGAGACGGTGCTGTCGGTGGTGCGCCACCTGAAAAGCCAAGGGGTGCCGGTGATCTTCTCCACCCATCATCTGGACGAAGTGGCGGCCCTTTGTGACCGGGTAGCGGTTATCGACAGGGGTGAGACGGTATTTAACGACAGCCTGGCCCAGTTTGCGGCCCTCAATGGCGACCTGCGCCAGGCCCTGCTGACCCTGGTGATGAGCAAGGAGGCGGCCTGATGTGGACCCTGTATAAAAAGGAACTGCTGGAGCTGGTACGGGATAAAAAGACCCTCTTTTTCGCCATCGCCATGCCGCTGCTGATCTTCCCGCTGATCTTCGGTGGCATCGGCTTTATTACCGCCAAGCAAATCCAGAAGGCCGAAAGCGAGCCCCTGAAAGTGGCCCTGACCCGGGCCGTGCCCCAGGTGCTGGACGTGGTCCGTGACGCTTCCAATTTTGTGCTGGTGGATGACGTGGACCTTACCGACATACCGGCGGCTATCAAGGGGGGCAAGGTGGACGTGGTGCTGGCTATCCCACAAACCTTTGACCCCAGCCAGCCAAGCCAAAGCGAGTGGCAGGTCTATTTCAACGATGCTTCATCCATCAAGTCGGTGATGAGCCGGGTGGAGAAGGCCTTGAAACCCCTGGAAGACCGCCTGAAAGGTGACTTTAGCGCCCTGG
This window encodes:
- a CDS encoding ATP-binding cassette domain-containing protein; translated protein: MIEVKGLAKRFAVTDPKKLTEEEKADPRLQGRFFHSVRQVEFSCQQGEVLALLGPNGAGKTTTLRMLSSAIKPDAGTIEIGGIDVVRDPAAARKKIGFLSSSTGLYGRLTAMENVAYFGRMHGLEGEALAERMDSLFSLLDMKSFLHRRAEQMSSGMKQRTSIARALVHNPQVVILDEPTTGLDIMATETVLSVVRHLKSQGVPVIFSTHHLDEVAALCDRVAVIDRGETVFNDSLAQFAALNGDLRQALLTLVMSKEAA